The following is a genomic window from Thermodesulfobacteriota bacterium.
ATGACTTTTGTAATCACAAGAAATATCGTATTGTTTGCTATTCTAATAGTACTTAGCGCTTTTTATCTTTACTATTCATTACGTCAGGATCTAGGCGGATATGGAGATAAATTAGACGGGATCTGCGCTTGGATCGCCTCAGGATGGTCAGGAGAAGATGAGAGAACAATTATGTGGAAGAGGCTTGGCCAGTTTGCGCCAGCGGTAATTATTTTCTTCGCACTTACTTTTAGCTTCTTTGCCTGGGATTTAATAATGTCCCTTGACCCTCTGTTCTTCAGCACACTCTTTGGCCCCTACTATTTTATGGGCGGTTTCCTAGGTGCTCTTGGATCCACCATTGTACTATCAATTATGCTTAGAAGACGTCTAGGCTTGGAAGAATATCTTGTAGACACACATTATCACGATATGGGCAAGCTCCTTCAGGGCTTTTCGCTATTTTGGGTTTATATGTTCTTCTCACAGCTTCTACCAATTTGGTACGCAAACATGCCTGAGACAGCAGCCTTTGTGATAAAGAGAGTTCAGGAAGAGCCGTTTCAGTCACTAGCTTGGGCTACACTCACTTGTGTATTTATCTTCCCGTTCCTCTCACTCATGCCTAGAACGAATAAGATAGTTAAACCAATTGTAGTGTTTATTGCTGGCGTGTCGTTAACAGGACTGTGGATTGATAAAATTGTTCTTGTATCTCCATCATTATCAAATACTATAAATATAGGTATCACTCAAATATTAATTACACTTGGTTTCTTGGGTGCATTTGTTATGATGTTTTTATTGTTCATGAGAACATTCCCGTCAATACCTTACGGTGATAGGTTCTTTGGCGGTAAAGCAACGGGAGGGCACCACTAATGGATGAAAAGCACCTTGATTTAATAGCTAAGGGAGTCACCATAGGGATTTGCCTAGGTGTAGCAGGCTTCCTAACCCTTCTTGCAACTGTTGCTTTCTTGGGTCCTCAAATTGCGCCGCTTATGAATAAGCTTCCTTGGTAGTAGTGCCGTTAGTATCAATCCATTATTTCTTATAGCATACTGAAGATTTCCTTTAAAACCCTGGTAATGTATTGTACTTGTACGTTCGCACTTTAGGTTCTAAATCAGCGACTATTATAGGAGTGAAATATGTCTAAAGAAGCACAGATTAACTTTGTAGTTAAACTCGATGAAGATAACTCGCCATCTGAAATACTCTGGGGTGCCACTGAGGCGGATTTTGACGGTTTAAGACCCTGTGAGTCTCTACTTATCTCTATGTGGGATAAGTCTGAGAAAAACACGATGAGCATTGACCTGTGGACCAAGAAGATGGAGGTCGGCGAAATGAGTGCGCACTATTACTTTACACTGATGAAAATGGCTGACACTTTTCAAACAGCCACTAACAACTCTGAATTATCTGGGATGATACGCAATTTTGCCAAGGATTTTGCAATCAGGGTAGAAGAGTTAGCCAACGAGTCATAGCACTTAATATCCTAGAACGCTGACATAACCTCTTTGGCAAAGAATTTTAGCGTATCCTGGTTCATTATGTCAGAGAAAAAGATTGTGTATTTAGTGATACCCTTTTTTTCATTCTCTAAAATCTTTTCTATACACTGATCAGGCGTCCCAACGATCCCGAATTTTGAAATATCACCAAAAAAGCCGTAGCGCCGCTGGCCCTTCTGAAGTTTTTCTTCGAGCTCAGCCTCATCTTTCGCAATCACGCATACGGTTTGCTGTGAGATAGCTATATCATTTATATCCCTTCCAAGATCGCTGCAGTGGCGTTTAAGTACATCCAATTTATGATCGTATGCCATAGCATGATTTGCAGGACAGTTCCATTCATCTGCGAGCTCTGCCACTGCTCTTAATAGGTATTTCTCTCCCGCTCCTCCAATCATGATTGGCATTGGGTTTTGCACAGGCTTAGGATTACAGTATGCTTCATTTATGCTGTAGTGGTTACCTTCAAAACTCGGCTTCTCCTCGGTCCACATTGCTCTTATTATCTGCACCGCTTCAGCCATCTGCTCTATTCTGGTTTTAGTGTCAGGGAACTCGTACCCATAGGCCTTGTATTCTGACTCAAACCATCCCGCTCCCATTGCAAACTCTACTCGGCCATCACTAATTACGTCTAAAGTAGAGGCCATTTTTGCTAATAGTGCGGGAGGCCTAAAGGAGTTGCACAGTACCATTGTTCCCACTCTTAGCTTCTCAGTTGTGCTTAGAAGGGCTGCCATCGAGGTCCAGGCCTCGTAAATGTCCATCTCTATTGCGCCCATGCCTAAGATGTGATCGTAAAACCACACGCTGTGATAATCTAAAAGATCGCATAGCTCCGCAGTTTCTCTTATTTGCGCAAAATCGATTTTTTGCTGGCGCATCATGACGCCGAATTTTATTCTGCTCATATTCCCACCTGATCTACTCGTAGTTAGAGAAATCAATTTAACAGTTCGTCATTATAGAATCAAATCCTTATATCCGATTAGTTTGACACTACATAGCTAATACTATAAATTTAGTGGCCGAGAGAAACCTAAGGGAGGCTATTATATGCATAGAAATTTTTACAAATATGTTTTAATTATGACAGTGGTTTTATTTATGCCAACGGTGCTGGTATTATCCGGCTGTAGTCAAGATGAGGCGCCAAAGAGCGAGCCTCAAACACAGGCTGACACATCTGAGACTTCTTCAGATACAGATTCAACAGATGCCGATGCCCAAGCTCCAAAAGATGATGATACATCTGATACAGAAACTGCAGAACAACCAGCTTCTGATGACGATGCAGTAGAAAACAAAGGAGGAAATCCAGTGGTAATTATAAAAACTTCTAAAGGCGATATTAAGGTTGAGCTGGACAGAGAAAATGCTCCAATTTCGGTAGATAATTTTCTTTCATATGTTGAGGATGGATATTATGACGGAACTATCTTTCACCGCGTGATCGATAATTTTATGGTACAGGGCGGTGGTTTTACAGCGGATATGCAGCAAAAGCCTACAAAAGCGCCAATCAAAAATGAGGCTGACAACGGCCTTAAAAATGATAGAGGCACAATCGCCATGGCCAGAACAGGTGTGGTAGATAGCGCCACCTCACAGTTTTTCATAAACCACGTGAACAATGACTTTCTAAATCACGGCAAAAGAGATTTTGGCTACGCGGTTTTTGGAACGGTAGTAGAAGGGATTGAAGTCGTGGATGCGATTGCTGAAGTTTCTACGGGTCCTGGCGATATTCCAAATGAGCAGGTTGTTATAGAAACTGTAGAAATTGTTGAATAGCAAATAGAACTACAAAACGCCCCTGAACGTCTTTCTATGGATAGGGCAGGGGCCATGCTGCTTTATTGCTTCATAGTGTTCTTTTGTAGGGTAGCCTTTGTGGCTTTTAAAATTATATTCGGGATATTTAATGTGATACTCTTCCATAATCTTATCCCTTGTAACTTTTGCCAATATTGATGCAGCCGCAATAGAGCATGATTTTGAATCACCCTTGACGATAGTTTCCTGAACTAAAAACAGGGAAGTCTTTTGATTTCCATCTATGAGTAGATAATCAGGTTTGGTCTTTAGTTTCTTTACGGATATCTCCATTGCCAACAAAGATGCCCGTAATATATTGACCCTATCTATTTCCTCTGGCTCTACAATACCAATAGCATAAGCAAGTGCAAGAGTCTGAATCTCTTCAAAGATTTTCTCTCTTTTAGAATGTGAGAGCTTCTTTGAATCATCAAGTCCAGAGATCTCACAATCATCTGCAAGAACCACGGCTGCCGCCACCACTGGTCCTGCTAGCGGCCCCCTTCCTGCTTCATCAACCCCTGCAGGTATTTTCCCCTTTGCCCAAACTTGTTTTTCGTAGTCTAAATTAGGCGGGCTCAATCCTCTCTCCTGATTTACTAATAAGAATTGCTAGCTTAAAAGTCCGTAGTCTTTAAGAGCGCTCTTTAATTTTTCATAATTCTCTGGATCCATCTCAGAAAGCGGCAGTCTATACTCATATTTTATTTTATCCATCATACTTAAAGCTGCTTTTATTGGTATGGGGTTTGTCTCAATAAACAAAGAATCATTAAGTGGCATTAGCTTGTAGTGAAGGTCTCTTGCGCTCGTAAACTCCCCTCTTTCAAAGCTGTTATAAAGCTCAGCAACATCGCCTGGAGCTATATTGGCAGTTACTGTAATAAACCCCTTAGCGCCAATTGTAAGAAGCGGAAAGTTAAGTGCATCCTCTCCAGAGAGTACCACAAAATCCATTCCGCAAAGATCAATTATTTTACTTGCCTGAGGGATAGAGCCGGCTGCCTCTTTTACACCAATTATGTTCTTGAAGTCTGAAGCTAACCTAGCGATTGTCTCAGGTGCCAAATTAACTACCGATCTTCCGGGAATGTTATACAGGATGATAGGTATATCTACCTGGGTTGCAATCTGTTTAAAGTGTTGATATAGGCCCTCTTGAGTAGGCTTGTTGTAGTATGGAACTACTACTAGCGCGCCGTCTGCTCCTATTTCCTTTGCAAATCTTGTGAGTCTGATAGCTTCTTTTGTGCTGTTAGAACCAGTGCCGGCTATCACCGGAACCCTTTTATTCACAGCTTTTACTGTGAGCTCAATTACATATTCATGCTCTTCATGTGAAAGTGTTGGAGACTCGCCCGTTGTGCCGCAAGGCACTATTCCGTGCGTGCCATTTTCTATTTGGAATTCTATTAATTCCCTGAGCGCATCCTCGTCTATTTTGCCGTTTTTAAAAGGCGTTACTATTGCCACCAGTGAGCCGTGAATCATTTAGGATCTCCTCTGCTTTCGTTAATTATGAGAACTGTTCTTATTAATAATTAGACTATTGCATCCAGTCTAGCTCCGCACTCGGAACAGTATTTGCTTTTACTAAGTACTTTGCTCCCGCATTTGCTGCACGATATATAGTCATCGTTTATAGCTGCTTTACGAGTTTTTGCGCTCTCAATAGCTGAATCAATTTTCTTGTCCAGATCTTCACAATGGGCAGCGCCAGCCTTCATAAATTCTATAATATCTTCATTTCCGGGAGTTGTTATGGTGATTTTAGGCTCTGTCTGCTCCAGCTCATAGAAAATTTGAGTGATATCTCTAAGCGGTATATCTCTAAACCTTTTAAAATGAGATGAGTTTCTGGCAATTATTATTCTTTCATCTGTGAGTATGAACCAGGAATTGAAATAGGTGTTGCTGTCAATGAATTTGGGCGCTCTATATATAGCCCTGTAATCCAAAAGTGTGATTATTATCAGCTCGTTATCGTTAAGATATTTTTCCAGACCTACTTTTATTCTCTCGGGCAGCTCTGTGTAATTTTGGGTAACCAGGTTGTCCACAAAGTCTTTTATCGCATTTACAATTGCCATTATATGTAATCTCCAATTAAAAGCTCAGCTATCTGTACAGCATTTAGCGCTGCGCCCTTTCTAAGCTGATCTCCTACTACCCAAAAGCTAAGACCGTTTTCTACTGTATAGTCTTCCCTAATTCTGCCCACTATACAATCGTCCATCCCTGCTACATCTATTGGCATAGGATACTGAAGCTCCCCCGGGTTATCCAAGACTCTAACGCCTGGGAAACTGTTTAGTGCCTCTTTTGCCTCATCCACGCTAATTTTCTTTTCAGTCTCGATGTTTACTGAAACAGAGTGC
Proteins encoded in this region:
- the gldC gene encoding gliding motility protein GldC, giving the protein MSKEAQINFVVKLDEDNSPSEILWGATEADFDGLRPCESLLISMWDKSEKNTMSIDLWTKKMEVGEMSAHYYFTLMKMADTFQTATNNSELSGMIRNFAKDFAIRVEELANES
- a CDS encoding TIGR03560 family F420-dependent LLM class oxidoreductase, which translates into the protein MSRIKFGVMMRQQKIDFAQIRETAELCDLLDYHSVWFYDHILGMGAIEMDIYEAWTSMAALLSTTEKLRVGTMVLCNSFRPPALLAKMASTLDVISDGRVEFAMGAGWFESEYKAYGYEFPDTKTRIEQMAEAVQIIRAMWTEEKPSFEGNHYSINEAYCNPKPVQNPMPIMIGGAGEKYLLRAVAELADEWNCPANHAMAYDHKLDVLKRHCSDLGRDINDIAISQQTVCVIAKDEAELEEKLQKGQRRYGFFGDISKFGIVGTPDQCIEKILENEKKGITKYTIFFSDIMNQDTLKFFAKEVMSAF
- a CDS encoding ribonuclease HII is translated as MSPPNLDYEKQVWAKGKIPAGVDEAGRGPLAGPVVAAAVVLADDCEISGLDDSKKLSHSKREKIFEEIQTLALAYAIGIVEPEEIDRVNILRASLLAMEISVKKLKTKPDYLLIDGNQKTSLFLVQETIVKGDSKSCSIAAASILAKVTRDKIMEEYHIKYPEYNFKSHKGYPTKEHYEAIKQHGPCPIHRKTFRGVL
- the dapA gene encoding 4-hydroxy-tetrahydrodipicolinate synthase, whose protein sequence is MIHGSLVAIVTPFKNGKIDEDALRELIEFQIENGTHGIVPCGTTGESPTLSHEEHEYVIELTVKAVNKRVPVIAGTGSNSTKEAIRLTRFAKEIGADGALVVVPYYNKPTQEGLYQHFKQIATQVDIPIILYNIPGRSVVNLAPETIARLASDFKNIIGVKEAAGSIPQASKIIDLCGMDFVVLSGEDALNFPLLTIGAKGFITVTANIAPGDVAELYNSFERGEFTSARDLHYKLMPLNDSLFIETNPIPIKAALSMMDKIKYEYRLPLSEMDPENYEKLKSALKDYGLLS
- a CDS encoding PH domain-containing protein — translated: MAIVNAIKDFVDNLVTQNYTELPERIKVGLEKYLNDNELIIITLLDYRAIYRAPKFIDSNTYFNSWFILTDERIIIARNSSHFKRFRDIPLRDITQIFYELEQTEPKITITTPGNEDIIEFMKAGAAHCEDLDKKIDSAIESAKTRKAAINDDYISCSKCGSKVLSKSKYCSECGARLDAIV
- a CDS encoding Asd/ArgC dimerization domain-containing protein; this translates as HSVSVNIETEKKISVDEAKEALNSFPGVRVLDNPGELQYPMPIDVAGMDDCIVGRIREDYTVENGLSFWVVGDQLRKGAALNAVQIAELLIGDYI